The Stackebrandtia nassauensis DSM 44728 genome includes the window ACCAACGCGACCGCCTCGGCGTAGATGTACGGATCGATAAGCTCACCAAGGGTTTCCGCGACGATCTTGCTGACCTGCTGGGTCTCCCAGCCCCGGCACAGCTGCGCCAGGTAGTCGCGGGTGCGGGCCATCTGATCCTCGTCGGCCCCCGCGATCAGGTAGGCCAACTGCGCGTACGCGGCCTTCAGCACATCGCTGCGCGCCATCAACCCGCCGTGGTACAGCGGCCGTCCGAATGCCAGTGCGCTCGACTTGGCGATCATCGTCTTGTCCAAGTCGAAGAACGCGGCGCTCGATGCCGTGGATGGACTCATGGGGCCCGAGTCTAGTACCGCTCATCTAAATCCTGACAGACATCGATCCACTACCGACCGTGGTTCTTATCTCCAGATGTGGACGACAGCCCGCACTTCAGGCATGCTTATTGACATACGGATCTACGGCGCTTTTCCTCCCTTCGGCGCCGTTGCCCGTTGAGACCTCAGCGGTTGCCTCCCCCCCGTGGCCGCTGGGCGGGTCTGGCTCGTCATCCCCCCCGGAGCCAGGCCCCTGACGGCCGCTGGAATCCCCCCCTCCAGCGGCCGTCCTTTATTGTCCGGGCACGCGAAAACCCCGGCAACCACTGGGCCGCTGGGGTTCTCAGATACGGACGGTGGCTCGGGCCGGGGCCAGGACCTTGGTGCCGTCACACTGGACGGTGAGGTTGACCTCGATCGCGCCGTCGTCGAGGACCTTGCGGACGGCGCCGGAGACGGTGACCGTGGCCGGGGAGTCGGCGGGTACCGGGACGGGTTTGGCGAACCGGGCCGTCAAGGCGGCGACCTTGGCCGGGCCACCGGCCCAGTCGGCGACGGCGCGAGCGGCCAGGCCCATCGTGTACATGCCGTGGGCGATGACGCCGGGCAGACCGGCGGCCTTGGCCGCCGTGTCGTCGAGGTGGATCGGGTTGTTGTCGCCGGAGGCGGCGGCGTAGGCGGCCAGGTCGGCGCGGTGGATGGCGTACTCGACGCTGAAGAGTTCGTCGCCCGGGTTCATGCCGTCCCTCCCACGAACAGGGTGGTGGTGACGGTCGCGACGCGGGCGCCGTCGGGGTCGACGGCTTCGGCGCGCAGGCTCAGGATGTCGTTCCCCGCCACCGACTTGATGTCGTCGATGGTGATCTCGCAGACGACGGTGTCACCGACGCGGACCGGGCGCGCGAAGTCGAAGGACTGTTCGCGGTGCAGGACCTTGGTGTAGTCGAGCCCGAAGTCGGGGTCGTCCTTGAGGGTCTCGACCGCGGGCATCGTGATCGAGACCAGGAACGTCGGGGGGGCGATGTCGCCGTCGACGGTGTCACCGAGGGCGGCCGCGAAGGCCGAGACGGCTTCGGTGGTCACCGTGACGGGAGTCGTGGTGGTGACCGTCCGGCCGATGTACGCGCGGTTGAGCACGCTGCCGCTAGCGGGTCTCGCGGTGGGCGGTGTGCTTGTTGCAGCGCGGGCAGAACTTCTTCAGTTCCATCCGGTCGGGGTCGTTGCGGCGGTTCTTCTTGGTGATGTAGTTCCGCTCTTTGCATTCGACGCACGCCATGGTGATCTTGGGACGGACGTCGGTACCACTCTTGGCCACGGTGATGCGCCTTTCCAGAATCTGATTGCTTACGAGCTAGATGGCGCGAAGCGCCGACTGGCTAGCTTACCTCAAGCCCTGATCAAGCCATACGTGACCACGGGGCTGAAGGGGGCGCACCGCGCCCCGTGCAGTAGCGACGGGCGGACTTGAACCGCCGACACAACGATTATGAGTCGTTTGCTCTGCCACCTGAGCTACGCCGCCAAGCGGCCGGTTGTGGAAGAACCTGATACCGACCGAGAGAGCCCCTTTACGGAATCGAACCGTAGACCTTCTCCTTACCATGGAGACGCTCTGCCGACTGAGCTAAAGGGGCGGGTTATTCGCCTTGCGGTGAACGCGCCGGGACAAGGCTACATGACTCGCGAGACGTCTCGCATCGGGGTTTAGACCGCGCGCAGTTTGGGGGGTGTGGTGTCGGCGGACTGGGCCGCCATCCAGGCAACGAACCGGTCCGCCGCCAGCGGACGGGAGAAGTAGAAGCCCTGGGCGATGTCGCAGCCCATCTCGGTGAGGTGGGACAGGGTCATCTCACTCTCGACGCCCTCGGCGACCACGGTCATGTGGAAGTGGCGGGCCAGGTCGACCACGGCGCGCACGATCGCCAGGTCGCCCTCGTCGGTGGCCATGCCCTGCACGAAGGACTTGTCGATCTTGATCTCGCTGGCGGGCAGGTTGCGCAGGTAGGACAGCGAGGAGTAACCCTTGCCGAAGTCGTCGACGGCGAGCCGGATTCCCAGGTCGCGCAGCCGTTGCAGGGTGTGCGGCATCTTGCCGCCCGCGCTGACCATGCCGTCCTCGGTGATCTCCAGGGTCAGTCGGCCCGCGTCGACGTGGTACTCGTCCAGCAGCCGGGCGACCAGGGACGGGAAGTCGGCGTCGGTGAGGGTGCGCGGGGAAAGGTTGACGGCGATGCCGATGGCGCTGTTCTGTTCCGACCATTCGCTCGCCCGGGACAGGCCCTCGCGCAGCACGAACTCGGTGAGGCGGCTGAGCAGACCGGTGTGTTCGGCCACCGGGATGAAGTCCTCGGGGGCGACGTCGCCGTGAGTGGGGTGGTGCCAGCGGGCCAGGCATTCCACGCCGACCAGCCGACGGTCGGTGAGCGTGATCTTCGGTTGATAGTGGACGTCGAGTTCACCGGCGTCGAAGGCGCGCCGCAGATCGCTGGCCAGGCCGAGCCTTCGGACGCTGCCGGACTCAAGGGCCACATTGTACACTTGCACGCCGCTGGTGACGTTCTTCGCCGACTGGGTGGCCACGTCGGCGCGCTGCAACAGGGTGTCGGCCTTGTCACCGGATTCGGGGTGGATCGCGATGCCGACGGCGGCGTCGATGTCGACGTTGAGGGTGCCCAGCGTGCAGGGGCGTTGCAGTTCCTCGCGGATCTGGCCCGCCAGTTCGGAAGCCGCCGCGGCGTCGGGCAGCCGCATCACCAGCGCGAACTCGTCGCCGTCGATGCGGCCGACGTGGGCGCCGGGTGGGGCCGCGCCCCGCAGTCGGCGGCCCACCTCGACGATGAGCTTGTCCCCGGCGGCATGGCCGATCGAGTCGTTGATCTCACGCATGCTATCGACGTCGAACAGCATGACCGCGACGATCTCGTTGGGGACGATGAGCGAGATCGACTCCTCGATGACGTTCATGGTGCGGCGCCGGTTGGGCAGTTCGGTGAGCGAGTCGTGGTAGGCGTCGAAGCGGAGTTTGTCGACCAGACGGGAGTTCTCGACCGCGACGCCCGCGTGGGCGGCCAGGGTCTCCAGCAGAGTCAGGTCGTCGCGCCGGAACCGGACCAGGTCGCCACCGAGCCGGTTGGCCACCGACAGACAGCCGAAGGTGGTCTTGCCGGACTTGAGCGGCACCAGGATGGCGTCCTTGACCCGCTCGGCGGCGAGCAGTTCCCGGTGTTCCGGCTTGCCCTGCTTCGGGGTGACCAGCAGCGGTTCGCCGGTGGACAGCACCTCGCGGCGCAGCGGTTCGGGGACCGGGGTGGTGTCGAGCAGTCCCTCGATGTCCATGTACGCGGTGAGCAGCAGTTCGGGGAAGCGCTTCTCCTTGGGCACCCAGACGGTGGCGGCCTCGGCGGTGAGCATGTCGCGCAGCCGGTGGGTCATGATGTCGACGAGCCGGTTGCTCTGCACGGCTTCGGCAACGGACTGGGTGAAGTCGTTGAGGTCGGTCAGGCTCTTGCGCTGCCGGACCATGTTGGAGTACGCGCGATAGGCCGCGAAGATCAGCACCACGACGACGGCCAGCGGCAGCAGCGACCATTTGGTCGCGGTGATGACCAGCAGGATGAGGATGCCGAGGCAGGCGTTGATCCCGGTGATCACCGTGCTGGAACCGAAGCCCTGCACCATGACGTCCAGACCCTTGCGGCCCTGGGTGATCAGGATGATCATCGCCAGCCACAGCGCGCTGACCATGTGGGCGACGAAGACCGCGAGCAGCAGCACGCCCCAGGTTCGGGGTTCGTTGGGTTCGCCGAGACCGGCACTGGCCGCGACGAGTGCCGCGGTCGCTCCGGCGACGCTTTGATTCGCGGCATTGAACACGGTTTTCAATGCCGGGGCCTGGCTGGTAATCAATCGATATGAGTAAACAACCAGACCGCCACCGACGCGCATGGCAATGAACCAAAACGGCGAGAAGAAGAACATCCCGAGAATGAACGGAATCTCACCAGCACTGACCAGAATGGATTGTTGGCGCACTTCGAAATGCAAAGGCAGACTCAGTACGCAAACATAAAGTCCTGATACCAGTACGAACGAGAGCCAATCAGGGCTACCCGGGGACACCCGCCACGCGGCGAAGGTCAGTACCGCCGCGAGTGCGATGAGGGCGACGACAACGGCCCATGCGGTGAACTTGGCCCACCCGCGTGTCGCTGCCGTTTTGGCTGCCAAGCAACTCTCCTTCGCCGCCTCAATGCCCGAGTCGGAGAATTATCCCCAATCGTGTTCGCTGGTGCTCGGCGGCTCGTCTGCCTCGGCATGGGTCGAAACCAAGGCCAGCGCACCCAGTGCTATGAGTATCGCTGCCGCTGCTGCCAAAATACGTCGTAGTCTCTTGGGAACCTTCATGGTTGGCTCCTTTTTGCGTGGTTTGCCAAAGCCAGACGCCTTGGGGGCTGAGGATATGGTGCCACAAGTTGCCACGCTCGTGGTAGGGGGCGTACGGGTGAGTAACACATAAGAGTGGACTATTTAACCATTTGATTGAGAATACCGGTTTTATGGGGGATTGTCGGCTAATGCGAATGGTCAAGGACCCAGTGTTCAGGCTCACTTTCGAACAGTTACGGTGTCGGGTGGTCCGCGCCGGTTACGGCTGTCGGACCCTGCGACGGTCACCCCTCCACGACCGCGTCGTGTCGTCGCTTCCTGTCCGCCGACATGGAGGGTTGCGGTGAGCGAGACTCACGTCGTCGTCTTCGCGCATGCCGGTGCCCACGCGCACCGGCGCGGTTGTCACCGGGCGCCGCTGTTCCACCGGGGCAAGCACCGGGCGCCGTTCACGTTCCCGATCCCGCAGCAGGGCCGCTACGCGCTCGTGGTGGGCGCGGCCGTAATCAGCGCCGGGGCGGTGGCCCTGGGATCGGCGGCGGCGCTGCCCGCCGACGGCAACGGACCCTCCGATTCGGTTGTGGCCGTTGACCAGTACGCCACCCACGCCGCCGACTCCGAGGCCTACGGTTCGATGGCGGAGCCCCCGGAAGCCGAGGCCCGGCCGCAGTCGGCCAAGGCCGAGCCCGACAGCCCCATCACCGAACAGCCCGCCGAGAAGTACTGGCGGGCACCGCTGGACGACTACGACCTGACCTCGCTGTTCGGTGCCCGGTGGGGGATGCGGCACGAAGGGCTGGACTTCGGCGCCCCCGAAGGGGAACCGGTGTACGCGGTGTATCCCGGCAGGGTGAAGTCGGCGGGCTGGAACTACGGCGGTTTCGGGCAGCTGGTCATCATCGACCACGGCGACGGCGTGGAGACCTACTACGCCCACAACTCCCAGATCGCGGTCGCGGAGGGGCAGTGGGTCAAAGCCGGGCAGCAGATCTCGTCGGTGGGCAACACCGGCAACTCCTTCGGGCCGCACCTGCACTTCGAGTTGCATGTGGACGGTGAGCCGGTGGATCCGAAGCCCTACCTCTTCGAACGGGGCGTCGACGTGGAGACACTGGCCGACAAGGTCCTCACCGACGAGAAGCCGCTGCACTAGCACTGTGGCGGGCGCGCTATGCGCACCCGCCACAGTAGAGGGAGAACTTCTTACCGTACGAGCTTCACGTCGGCGGCGTCGACGTACATCAGCCGACCGCCGAGCTGGATCTGGTAGTAGGACCGGTCGCCCTCGACCAGGATGCCGGGGACCTCGAACTCCTTGGCGTAGTAGTACTCGGAGTCGACCTTGCCCGGCGTGCTGTAGGACTGTCCCTTGTCGATCGTGTAGGGCAGCGGCGGCAGGTCCTGCACCGGGACACCGGTGCCCTCGTAGGCCTCGGCCTCCGGGTACGGCACGCCGTACACCTTCACGTCGTCGGACTTGGGCGTGATCGCCTTGCCGTCGGCCGGAATCAGGGTCGGGGCGTCCTTCGGGTTGTGGATCCAGCCCTTCTGGCCCAGATACCACACCGCCGTCCAGTCGCCCTTCTCCTCGGCCACGACGAAGCGCTGACCGGTACCGGCACGGCTGCCGACGTCGTTGACCCGGTTGGTGGCCGGAGTGCCGTCGGGCTTGATGCCCTTGTCGTTGAGCAGCGGCGCGTCGGCGCGGGGTTCGCTGCGCAGGAAGACGACCGCCGCACCGCGCTTGCCGCACGAGCCCTGCGGGTTCGACACGTCGCAGCCGATCATCTCGGGAGTGTTGGTGTCGAAGTCGGGCGCGACCATGACCACGCCGTTGTCACCGTCGCCGGGCTCCAGCGGGGCACCCAGCAGGTCGAAGTAGTGCTGCCAGTCCCAGAACGGGCCGGTGTCCCAGTGCATCCCCGCGATCTTGGCCGGGGCGGTGCCGGGAACGTTGTCGTGGCCGATGATGTGGTCGCGGTTCAGCGGGATGTCGAACTTCTTCGACAGGTACTTCACCAGCTTCGCCGAACTGCGGTACATGGCCTCGGTGAACCAGGAACCCTCGGCGGCGACGCCCTCGTGCTCCAGACCCATCGAATGCGCGTTGACCGACCAGTTACCGGCCTGCCAGGCCACGTCCTCGCTTTTGACGTGCTGGGCGACGTGCCCGTCGAAGGACCGCAGCGTGTACTGCCAGCTGACGTAGGTCGGGTCCTGGACCAGCCGCAACGTGTTGGTGTAACTGGTCTCGGTGTCGTGGATGACCAGGTAGTCGATGTCCATGTCCTTGGGCCGGTTGGCCTGGTCATGGTTGCCGTAGTCGACGGGTTTCTCGCCGTACTTCTCGTACGGCGCCGGGATCCATTCGCACTTCAGCTTCTTGGGGCATTCGGTCTTGCCCTTGCGGCTGTCGCGCAGGCCCGCCTTCTCCAGGCTGCCCCGGTCCGGGGACACGGCGGCGGCCTTGAGCTTGACGGTGCCGTCGTCGGTCTTCTCGGTGGCACCCGAGGCGATCAGTTCGAAGACGTCGTCGGCGAACCGGCCCGCGGTCGCCGTGTCGGCGGCACCGGAGTACTTCGCCACCGCCGCGTACCAGTCGCCCGGGTCGTCACTGTCGATGCCCAGCGCGTCCTGGTGGTCGGCCAACAGCGCGGCACCGCCGCGGATGTTGGCCAGCGGGTCGGTGCGCAGCGCCTCGCGGGAGGCGCCGGTCAGTTCGGCGGCCTTGGGCAGCGTCGCGTACGCGGCCTCCTTCGGGGCCTCGGACGAGCCGCCCTCGGGGGCCTCCATGGGACGGCGGTCGTCGCCGCGGGCGTCCTCGCCGTCGTGGTGGCTGCCATCGCCCTCCTCGGCCTTCACGGCCTTGGCGTCGGTGAGATGCATCGGGCCGAAACCGGCGGCGGTGCTGTAGGTGCCGCCGTGGTCCCGCCACCGCGACTCCATGTAGGACACACCGAGCAGGACCGGCTCGGGCACACCGAACTCGGCCGCCGCGGCGGCGAACTCACCCTGCCGGTCGGCGGGGGCCTGGGCGTTGGCCCCCGTGCTCCAGGTGATGGCCGCGGTGGTGCCGACGGCCAGTACGGCCGCGGCCGCGATGGCGCGCTTGGGCAAGCGCGTTCGAATGAGGTTTGCGGACACTAGGACTCCTCCCTGATGCGCAAAGGCGCATTTTGCACACGGAGTTTGATAATTCGTCCATAACCGTCTCATCCGGACAGCGGCACGTCCTTGGCGGTGGCGGTCACCGCGATGTGGTCGTCGGCGAACTTCGGGTCGCCCAGCTTCAGATCGAAGGGCATGCTCGGCAGCGGGATCTCCTTGTTGAACTTCTGCGCCACCTCGTTCATCACCGCGTCGCCGCCCTGCGGCAGCTGACCCTCGGCGGGTTTGAACTCCTGCGCCTGGATGACCAGCTTGTTGTCGGTGACGTCGACCGTCGCGCCGCCGACCACTTCCACCTGCTGTCCGGCGACCTCCATGGTCAGCTTGATCTCCAGCGTGCTGTCGTCCTTGGCCGAGATCTCGGCGTTGGTGGTGTTCTCGATCGACTTGGTGAGGCTGTCGTAGGAGATGTCGGCCTCGGCCTCCATCCTGGACGCCTTCACCGGTCCGCTGCCGCCCATCGCGGTCGACATGTCCGCCTGGACGTCGTGCGCGATGATGTCCAGCTTCGGCAGCGTGATGGTGTCGTTGCCGACCTCGACCAGCTCGATGTCGATGCGGGTGTACTCCCCGGCGATCACCTGGGTCAGGAACGGGAAGCCGCCCATGGTCACCACCGGCGGCTTGGCGGACTTGACGTCGTTCTCGGTGGCCTTGTTCGCGATGACCTGGCTGAGCTGGTCGCCCGCGATGGACGCCGCCACCCGGTCACCGATGACCAGAACCGCCAACAGGATGACGATCGTGGTGATCCAGACGATGGCTTTCTTGCGGGGAGAGGACTTGGCCATGGGGTGGGTTCTCCAATGGGTGGAAGGCGGCTAACCGCCCTGGGTCAGGTAGTAGACGCCCAGCAGATAGGAAACCGGCGCCGCGACCCCGAAGGCCAGCAGGGGCCCCAGGCCGTGGCGTACTGGCCATAGTGCCACGCCGCCGCCCGCGATGCGCCGACCCGCCTGTGTGTAACCGGCCGCCAGGTCCCCAAGCACCCCAACCAAACCGATGATCAGACCGCCCACGGCGGCGGTGCCCGGGGTCGGGCCGCCCTCCAGCAGGATCGCGCTGTACGCGGCAACGGCGGTGCCCACCATGCCGCCGATGACGACCCCGAAGGCGCCGCGCGGCACCTGCCGGTTGATGCGCGGCTTCGGCAGCGTCAGGTCACAGGCCCGGGCGGCCATGACGGCGGCGCCGACCGCGATCGCGCCGGTCCACAGCGCCTGCTGCCCACCCGGTTTGCCCAACAGGCCGATCCAGCCCGCGAACCCGCTGACCACGACGGACAGGAACAGCGTCGAACCCATCGACACCGTCAGCTCCTCCCGGCCGGGACCGCGCGAGAACTGTCCGGCCACCGCGATCCCCAGCGCGATCGCCGGGATGTAGACCAGCCGGTCCAGCGAGATCGGGTGCGAGTAGAACACCAGCCAGTCGGCGGAGATCGCCGAGACCAGCCCCGCCACCAGGGTGATCGTCGGGGAGGCCGGTTTGCGCAACTGCGTGTACGTCACGACGGTGAGGATCTGCATCACCAGGATGACCCCGGCGAACACCTCCCGCCGCAGTCCGGTGGCGGCGATGAGCGCCACCGCCAGGAAGCCGGTGAACACCACGACCCCGGCCCGCGCCCACAACACGGGGGTGGGCGGCGGCATCGTCGGATCGTCGTCGGGTGTTCCGGGGGACGGGATCGGGGCGGTGGGCCCGGACTCCGGCCCGCCACGCTGGCCGTGGCGAGCCTCCGGGTACGGCGGGCTGGGTTCGGTCACGCGCCCAGGTTACGTGGGTGCTTGTGAGCGGTCGGTACCACCGATAGGGTTAGGACGGCCCGCCACTGTCGCCGAGGTCAACGACTAGGCACGGAACGCGACGCGCGGAGGATTCATCGTGGATCTGATAATTCTGACGAACCAGGCTAAAGCCGTCCCCGCCTCGGTGCTGCCCGCGCTCGACCTCCTCGCCCACCGGGTCCGCTGCGCCAAGCCCGACGTCGGCACCCTGTTGTCGGGGCCGCAGTCCCACACGGTGCTGGTCGACGCCCGCACCGATCTGTCCGAGGCCCGCGCCACCTGCCGGGTACTGCGCACCGGCGGCATGACCGTCCCGCTGATCGCGGTGGTGACCGAGGCCGGTCTGGCCGGGGTGCACGCCGACTGGGGCATCGACGACATCATCGTGAACACCGCGGGCCCGGCCGAGGTGGAGGCCCGGCTGCGGCTGGCGACCGGACGACTCGAGGTGCCCCCGGAGACCGGCCAGTCGACGGTCCGGGTGGGGGATCTGACCATCGACACCGAGACCTACGCGGCGAAGCTCAAGGGCCGTCCGCTGGACCTGACGTACAAGGAGTTCGAACTGCTGCGGTACCTGGCGCAGCACCCGGGGCGGGTGTTCTCGCGCGAGCAGCTGCTGCGGGAGGTGTGGGGCTTCGACTACTACGGCGGCACCCGCACCGTCGACGTCCACGTGCGGCGGCTGCGCGCCAAACTCGGCAGCGAGAACGAGTCGATGATCGGCACCGTCCGGCAGGTGGGGTACAAGTTCGTGGCCCCGCCCGCGAAACCGCTGCCGGACTCGGCGCCGGTGGCCGTGGCCTGACGAGGCTGGCAGACTGTTCCGCATGAGTTGGGACGTACTGCTGCTGCGGATACCCGAGGGTGTCACCGCGATCGACCAGATTCCGGATGACATCCCGGCGACGCCCCTGGGAAGCCGGGACGACATCCTCGCCGCCATCAGCCGGGTCGCTCCCGAGGCCAACCTGTCGGACCCCACCTGGGGCCAGCTGAACGGGGAGGACTGGTCGATGGAGTTCAACATCGGCTCGGACGATCCCGTCGACTCCGTCATGCTCCACATCAGAGGTGGCGGGGACGACATGGAGAATGTCATGTTCGGGGTGGCCGGGGCCTTGAACTGCCAGGTGATCGACTGCTCCGGCGGCGACGTGCTCACGCCGGAGAACGGCAGTTCCGGCTGGCGCGCCTTTCAGGAGTATCGCGACCAGGTGATCGGTACCTGATGCGGATCGGGATGCTTGGGCCGTTCGAGGTTCGCCGGGAAGACGGCAGTACCGCCGACGTACCGGGCGCCCGGTTGCGGGGCCTGTTGATCGCGTTGGCGCTGAACCCGGGACGGGTGGTCCAGAAGGGGACGCTCGTCGACTGGATCTGGGGCGAACAGCCGCCCTCCGACGCCGCGAACGCCTTGCAGCGCTTGGTGTCGCGGTTGCGGAAGGTGCTGCCGCCGGGCTCGGTCGAGGGCCAGACCGACGGGTACCGGCTGAACCTGGATCCCGAAGCCGTTGACGCGGTGCGGTTCGAGCGGCTGGTGAGCCGGTCCCGCGACGACGACAACCCGCTGCGGGTGCGGCGGCTGCGAGAGGCGCTCGACCTGTGGCGGGGCGCGGCCATGCAGGACGTCGGGCTGCCCGACAGTGCCTCCTTCGACGCGGCCGTCACCCGGCTGGAGCGGCTGCGGTTGAGCGCCGTCGAGGAGCGCTTCGACGCCGAGGTCGGGCTCGGCCACGGCGCGGACCTGGTCGAGGAACTGACCGATCTGGTGGCCGCGAACCCGGGCCGGGAGCGGCTGGCCGCCGCGTTGATGCGGGCGCTGGTCATGGCGGGACGCGACAACGAGGCGCTGCTGGTCTACGAGCGCACCAAGGAGGCGCTGGCCGACGCGCTGGGTGTCGACCCCTCGCCGGAGCTGTCGGAACTGCACGTCGCGCTGCTGCGGGGCGAGCTGGGACGGCAGGAGGAGAACCGTGACACCAACCTGCGCGAGGAGCTCACCAACTACATCGGCAAGGACGCCGACGTCACCGCGGTCGGCAAGCTCATCGGCGAACACCGGCTCACCACCCTGACCGGACCGGGCGGCTCCGGGAAGACCCGGATGGCGACCGAGACCGCGCGCACGCTGCTGACCGACCTGCCCGACGGGGCGTGGCTGGTGGAACTGGCGGCCATCGGCGCCGACGGCGACGTGGCGCAGGCGGCGCTCACCGCGCTGGGGCTGCGGGACGCGCTGCTGGGCGAGCCGTCCACTCTGGATCCGACCGAACGGCTCGTCGCCGCGTTGCGCGACCGGGACGCGCTGTTGATCCTGGACAACTGCGAGCACGTCATCGAGTCGGCCGCCGCCCTGGCGCACCGGCTGCTGGGCGAGTGCCGACGGCTGCGGATCCTCGCCACCAGCCGGGAACCGCTCGGCATCACCGGTGAGGCACTGTGGCCGGTCGGGCCGCTGGAGCTGCCGGACGAGGACGCCGACCTCGACGCGATCGAGGCCGCGCCGGCGGTCCAACTGCTGCGGGACCGGGCCCGGGCGGTGCGCAAGGACTTCGCCGTCGACGCCCCCACCCTGGCGACGATGGCCCGGATCTGCCGGACGTTGGACGGGATGCCGCTGGCGATCGAACTGGCCGCGGCCCGGTTGCGCATCATGACCATCGAACAGCTCGCCACCCGGCTCGACGACCGGTTCCGGGTGTTGACCGGCGGCAGCCGCACCGCGCTGCCCCGGCACCGGACGCTGCGCGCGATGGTCGACTGGAGCTGGGAACTGCTGTCCGACGCCGAACGGACGGTGCTGCGTCGGCTGTCGGTGTTCGCGGGCGGAGCCAGCCTGGAGGCCGCCGAACGCGTCTGCGGCGGCGACACGGTCGAAGTCGACGAGGTGCTGGAACTGCTCGCCGCGCTGACCGAGAAGTCGCTGCTGGTCACCGGAGGCGAAGGCGCGCCGCGCTACCGGATGCTCGGCACCATCAAGGAGTACGCCGCGCAGCGGCTCGCCGAGGCCGGGGAGTCGGAACTGGCGCGCCACGCGCACCTGGCCTATGTCACCGAGCTCGCCGAGACCGCCGACCCGCAGCTTCGCC containing:
- a CDS encoding BTAD domain-containing putative transcriptional regulator gives rise to the protein MRIGMLGPFEVRREDGSTADVPGARLRGLLIALALNPGRVVQKGTLVDWIWGEQPPSDAANALQRLVSRLRKVLPPGSVEGQTDGYRLNLDPEAVDAVRFERLVSRSRDDDNPLRVRRLREALDLWRGAAMQDVGLPDSASFDAAVTRLERLRLSAVEERFDAEVGLGHGADLVEELTDLVAANPGRERLAAALMRALVMAGRDNEALLVYERTKEALADALGVDPSPELSELHVALLRGELGRQEENRDTNLREELTNYIGKDADVTAVGKLIGEHRLTTLTGPGGSGKTRMATETARTLLTDLPDGAWLVELAAIGADGDVAQAALTALGLRDALLGEPSTLDPTERLVAALRDRDALLILDNCEHVIESAAALAHRLLGECRRLRILATSREPLGITGEALWPVGPLELPDEDADLDAIEAAPAVQLLRDRARAVRKDFAVDAPTLATMARICRTLDGMPLAIELAAARLRIMTIEQLATRLDDRFRVLTGGSRTALPRHRTLRAMVDWSWELLSDAERTVLRRLSVFAGGASLEAAERVCGGDTVEVDEVLELLAALTEKSLLVTGGEGAPRYRMLGTIKEYAAQRLAEAGESELARHAHLAYVTELAETADPQLRLGDQLKWIAVLEAERDDISAAMRGAIAAGEAQAAMRLAAGAGFYWWLCGRRTEGTELVTAASELPGDVDDETRAIVYGLAVSFASAGRASDENHVEELIHKAYHYAQRSDSRNPMLAIAVPLERMMQGPDQILPAWETLLDNEDPWVRALARLHLGKSRILLGHGGPEADESLAQALTEFRALGERFGISFALTELADRVAMRGEFAAACEYYEQAAVVVTEVGAFEDVTRMRSRQALLYWLLGDTEASAAAMAEAERLAERVTWPEALTELTFAKAELARWRGDTDEVRRQLDVVTSLLTGMTERPTVRVLTHSLLAYLAEDLDEAREHCAVVYRSIVELGHPALIAHGLLMIAGLALRRGQYEQAARLLAASEAVRGLPDRSQPDTDRIERETRDRLGDKEYAEAVREGTETSWTQLVEVTLAS